The Corythoichthys intestinalis isolate RoL2023-P3 chromosome 1, ASM3026506v1, whole genome shotgun sequence genomic interval AAAGACATTTTGTACTATCAAGTTAAAATGATCATATgaccggttttctgtggtctgtaggtgccaaataaaaactgggagacagTTTGAAGTCCTCAATTTTAAGTCATGCTGACGGCTCTATGTGAAAtagttcttcttctttttttttttacaacacttTCAagaccaattcacagcagaatgatgaaaatggcttgtttttctgtttattagtcgttatgtagaatatcctagaaaaaaaaattctgacccatgtatcgctaAAGCGTGAAGTCATCGTTATTgtaagccttgtatcgcaaatcgtatcgtcatGTACTCGGAGGTTCCCAGCCACAGTGATAAACTAatgtaaattcacagcagaaggacaaTTGGACTCTGgcaaatcacttttttttttcatcccgtGTCCCACAGACATCACTGGTGACGATCTTCACCCTGAGAAGCACGATTCCCCCCACGATATACAGGAGGAGGAGTCAAAGATGTCGGACATCAAACAGGAAGCGGAGCCAGAGACCCCCAGGattaaagaagaagaacaggaaGAGGAAACCACTTTTCCACTGACTGTCATTGTGAAGAGCAAAGAAGATGAACTTTCAAGCGCAGAGAGCGGAGCCGCGAAACCTTCGGGCGGCATCTCATTTCAACACCTGACAACAAATGAAGAGGCAGTATCGCAACTGGACGGCCTCTTGCTGAAGATTTCCACCCTGAGAAGCACGATCCCCCCCCACATTAAACAGGAGGAGTCAGAGATGTCGGACATCAAACAGGAAGCGGAGCCAGTGACCCCCTTcattaaagaagaagaacaggaaGATGAAATCACTTTTCCATTGACTGTCATTGTGAAGAGCGAAGAAGATGAACTTTCAAGCGAAGAGAGCGGAGCCGCGAAACCTTCGAGCGGCAGCTCATTTCAACACCTGACACCAAATGAAGAGGGAAAATCGAAACCGGACGGCCTCTTGGCGCCACTCTCAAACAGTGAAGACGTGACAACCCACTCTTCGGATTTTACCACTGATGAAGAGGATGTGGACGTTGACCCAAAGTCtaggaaatctttaaaaaagtcatcATTGACAAGAGATTCAAAAAACTACGCGGGTGGGAAACGATTTGCCTGCACACATTGCGATAAAATATTTTCTTGGAAGCATCACTTACAAAGACACATGCATACACACACTGGGGACAGACCAtttgcctgctcagtttgtggtagaAGATTCAACGATAAGGGAAATTTAAACAAACATGCAACtatacacactggagagaagccattTGCCTGCTCAATTTGCGAAAAAACTTTTTCTTGGAAGTCGCAGTTAATAAGACACATGCATactcacactggagaaaagccttttctctGCACAGTTTGTGATAAGAGATTCATCACGAAGATAGAATTAAACTATCATAGTAGAACACACACCGGCGAAAAGCCTTGTGTCTGTacatgttgtggtaaaagattcacacgAAAGGGAGATTTAACCAATCACAAAAgagcacacactggagagaagccttatccctgctcattttgtgataaAAGGTTTTGTGTGAAGCAAGCGTTAACAAGACACACGCGCatgcacactggagagaagccttttccctgctcactCTGCGATAAAAGATTCTCAGAGAATGGAGAGTTACTCAGACATGGAAGAAAATGGCATGGAGTTAGTAAGAAAACACTCACACAGGAGCAGCATTACGAATCGCACTCAAGAACCCACACCGGGGAATAACCTTTTAATTGCAGTGTGTGACAAAAGAAATGATTGTGTAGATCCTGCTCATTTTCAGAACTATTCAGTATTCATGATTTCATaccttttatttgattgaattggGATACTTCTCTTTCTGTTGGGGTTGTTCCATCACATGATTCTTTTCCGATTGTACTGCTTTCCGTTTTTATTTTGAACTTTGGCATTTAAAATACTTTGATGCTGcacttgtttttgttgtttgttcaattcagtgttgtttttggcagccttatTGATTCTCGTCTtaatcttttggacaaaaatacttcttAGTTGTAGTcatgttttagtcatttcaaaatgtgttagtctTCATCtacttttagtcgacaattagtcaaaatgttttcgtcaatATGTAACGGGTATCTCAGATTTGCTAATATTGTATGTTTTCTAATTACACAAAAATTCAAAGATGgaacttttttgtttgtatgttgtTTGTTTCCCCTATGTCAATTGTTAACGCAACACCTTGGGTGCACTTAGTTATCCCCTTTTCTGTGTGGATGTCAATGGGGAGGT includes:
- the LOC130917752 gene encoding zinc finger protein OZF-like, producing MSDIKQEAEPETPRIKEEEQEEETTFPLTVIVKSKEDELSSAESGAAKPSGGISFQHLTTNEEAVSQLDGLLLKISTLRSTIPPHIKQEESEMSDIKQEAEPVTPFIKEEEQEDEITFPLTVIVKSEEDELSSEESGAAKPSSGSSFQHLTPNEEGKSKPDGLLAPLSNSEDVTTHSSDFTTDEEDVDVDPKSRKSLKKSSLTRDSKNYAGGKRFACTHCDKIFSWKHHLQRHMHTHTGDRPFACSVCGRRFNDKGNLNKHATIHTGEKPFACSICEKTFSWKSQLIRHMHTHTGEKPFLCTVCDKRFITKIELNYHSRTHTGEKPCVCTCCGKRFTRKGDLTNHKRAHTGEKPYPCSFCDKRFCVKQALTRHTRMHTGEKPFPCSLCDKRFSENGELLRHGRKWHGVSKKTLTQEQHYESHSRTHTGE